In one Brooklawnia cerclae genomic region, the following are encoded:
- a CDS encoding DNA polymerase III subunit gamma and tau, translating into MDDDLDLGTLDGDEQDDDVLDYQQDGLDLFGEPLADPRPACDIAADAGELLDLADSVNEMPEDAGEPGSEDARVVGDSESRDTVPSNSGEPGPSAQSDGVSRPTRPNRRNSVTTASASDPDPQAATRPEAPLALYRRYRPDTFADVIGQEHVTEPLMRAIANNRVNHAYLFSGPRGCGKTTSARILARCLNCAEGPTPTPCGVCDSCRALATGGPGSIDVIEIDAASHGRVDDARELREGVYFAPVASRYKVYIIDEAHMVTKEGFNALLKVVEEPPEHVKFIFATTEPDKVIGTIRSRTHHYPFRLVPPKTLAAYLERICDEEGVSVDRGVLPLVVRAGAGSVRDSLSVLDQLLGAAGETGVSYRQAAALLGYTPDALLDEIVDAFAAGDGRGVFATIDKVIEIGQDPRRFAEDLLERFRDLVIIAQVPDAISSGLIDVADDQAERLQTQAAALGPGELTRAAEVIAEGLVQMRGTTAPRLHLELLCSRVLLPASDLGGRDVHARLDRIERRLDMPDVMPGRAQQTPASSPAWDDAPAERPAAPRPTPTRAPEPEPSSTAEPQETASRRQRPARRPAASPAPTPDAAPGAPSTTPAAETGQPSRRQRPARSPAAAGQQAPASAPEPETPTVTAGAGVESIGTADVRRLWPQVLDEVKSRKRFTHALLSQNAHVIEVRGRDLLLGFANQGTLERFRDGGSADVLRECLMEVLGADLHVVSAVDGGPIQPGPAPQPARASTSGRRASHQASPDDPRPSAHTSRPDPAPQTERVAPPEPPDDPPEPDDEISESDVVIDDSNQDAAELLVQSLGAEIIDEQDS; encoded by the coding sequence GTGGACGACGACCTGGACCTCGGCACGCTCGATGGGGACGAGCAGGACGATGACGTGCTGGACTACCAGCAGGACGGTCTCGACCTGTTCGGTGAACCTCTGGCCGATCCCAGGCCCGCCTGCGACATCGCCGCGGACGCCGGTGAACTGCTGGACCTCGCGGATTCGGTGAACGAGATGCCCGAGGACGCCGGAGAGCCGGGGTCCGAGGACGCTCGTGTAGTCGGCGACTCGGAGTCCCGTGACACAGTTCCTTCAAATTCCGGCGAGCCCGGTCCATCAGCGCAGTCGGACGGTGTGTCGCGCCCGACCCGGCCGAATCGAAGGAACTCAGTCACGACCGCGTCGGCGTCCGATCCCGATCCGCAGGCGGCGACACGGCCGGAGGCTCCGCTCGCGCTGTACCGGCGCTACCGGCCCGACACGTTCGCCGACGTCATCGGCCAGGAGCACGTCACCGAGCCGCTGATGCGCGCGATCGCGAACAACCGGGTCAACCACGCCTACCTGTTCAGCGGCCCGCGTGGCTGCGGCAAGACGACCAGCGCCCGCATCCTCGCGCGGTGCCTCAACTGTGCCGAGGGCCCCACGCCCACCCCGTGCGGGGTCTGCGACAGCTGCCGTGCGCTGGCCACCGGCGGTCCCGGAAGCATCGACGTCATCGAGATCGACGCTGCGTCCCACGGCCGGGTGGACGACGCCCGCGAGCTCCGCGAGGGCGTCTACTTCGCGCCGGTGGCGAGCCGCTACAAGGTGTACATCATCGACGAGGCGCACATGGTGACCAAAGAGGGCTTCAACGCCCTGCTGAAGGTCGTCGAGGAACCGCCCGAGCATGTGAAGTTCATCTTCGCGACCACCGAGCCCGACAAGGTCATCGGGACGATCCGGTCGCGCACCCACCACTATCCCTTCCGCCTGGTGCCGCCGAAGACGCTCGCCGCCTACCTTGAACGGATCTGCGACGAGGAGGGCGTCAGTGTCGATCGCGGCGTCCTGCCGCTCGTGGTGCGTGCCGGCGCGGGCTCGGTGCGCGACTCGCTGTCGGTGCTCGACCAGCTGCTCGGTGCCGCGGGCGAGACCGGGGTCAGCTACCGGCAGGCGGCCGCGCTGCTCGGCTACACCCCTGACGCGCTGCTCGACGAGATCGTGGACGCGTTCGCTGCGGGCGACGGGCGGGGGGTCTTCGCCACGATCGACAAGGTGATCGAGATCGGTCAGGACCCGCGCCGGTTCGCCGAGGACCTGCTGGAACGGTTCCGCGACCTCGTGATCATCGCGCAGGTGCCGGACGCGATCTCGTCCGGTCTGATCGATGTGGCCGACGACCAGGCAGAACGTCTGCAGACGCAGGCGGCTGCCCTCGGCCCGGGCGAACTCACCCGGGCGGCCGAGGTGATCGCCGAGGGGCTGGTGCAGATGCGCGGGACCACGGCTCCCCGGCTGCACCTCGAGCTGCTGTGCTCGCGTGTGCTGCTGCCCGCCTCCGATCTCGGTGGACGCGACGTCCATGCCCGGCTCGACCGGATCGAGCGGCGTCTCGACATGCCCGATGTGATGCCCGGGCGTGCCCAGCAGACCCCGGCGTCCTCGCCCGCCTGGGACGACGCACCGGCCGAGCGTCCGGCGGCTCCCCGGCCGACCCCGACCCGCGCTCCGGAGCCCGAGCCCTCGTCCACCGCGGAACCTCAGGAGACGGCGTCACGTCGGCAACGCCCGGCCAGGCGTCCCGCGGCCTCGCCCGCACCCACCCCGGATGCGGCCCCCGGCGCCCCGAGCACCACTCCCGCCGCGGAAACCGGTCAGCCGTCACGCCGTCAGCGTCCGGCGAGGTCTCCCGCGGCTGCCGGACAGCAGGCTCCCGCGTCCGCACCCGAGCCGGAAACCCCCACCGTGACCGCAGGCGCCGGCGTGGAATCGATCGGTACGGCCGACGTCCGGCGACTGTGGCCGCAGGTATTGGACGAGGTCAAGTCGCGCAAGCGGTTCACGCATGCGCTGCTCAGCCAGAACGCGCACGTCATCGAGGTGCGCGGCCGCGACCTGCTGCTGGGGTTCGCCAACCAGGGGACGCTGGAGCGATTCCGGGACGGCGGCAGCGCCGATGTTCTGCGGGAGTGCCTCATGGAGGTGCTGGGCGCCGACCTGCACGTCGTCTCGGCGGTCGACGGAGGCCCGATCCAGCCCGGGCCTGCACCGCAGCCCGCCCGCGCGTCCACCAGCGGCCGTCGTGCGTCGCATCAGGCCTCGCCGGACGATCCGCGGCCCTCCGCCCACACGTCTCGTCCCGACCCTGCTCCGCAGACCGAGCGGGTCGCGCCTCCCGAGCCACCGGACGACCCGCCCGAGCCGGACGACGAGATCTCGGAGTCGGACGTCGTGATCGACGACTCGAACCAGGATGCCGCCGAACTCCTTGTGCAGAGCCTCGGCGCTGAGATCATTGACGAACAGGACAGCTGA
- a CDS encoding YbaB/EbfC family nucleoid-associated protein, producing MFPEGMDMGALLEQAQAMQQQLQQAQDELANATFVGTAGGGVVEATMTGGGELIGLVIKPEAVDLDDLESLSDLVIAAVRDASQQAVTRAQSVMPDLGGLGL from the coding sequence ATGTTCCCCGAGGGAATGGACATGGGCGCGCTCCTCGAGCAGGCGCAGGCCATGCAGCAGCAGTTGCAGCAGGCGCAGGACGAGTTGGCCAACGCGACGTTCGTCGGCACAGCCGGCGGAGGTGTCGTCGAGGCGACGATGACCGGTGGTGGCGAGCTGATCGGGCTCGTCATCAAGCCGGAGGCCGTTGACCTGGACGATCTCGAGTCGCTCAGCGATCTGGTCATCGCCGCCGTGCGCGATGCGAGCCAGCAGGCCGTCACGAGGGCCCAGTCGGTGATGCCCGATCTGGGCGGCCTGGGTCTCTGA
- the recR gene encoding recombination mediator RecR, producing MYDGPVQDLIDELGRLPGVGPKSAQRIAFWLLDQPAEDVERLAHALIEVKQKVRFCSVCFNVTDEEVCRICRDPRRDRSSICVVEESKDVVAIERTREFRGRYHVLGGSISPIAGRGPGDLHIAELVRRLADESITEVILATNPNLEGEATATYLARLLGQTPGIQISRLASGLPVGGDLEYADEVTLGRAFSGRRYVS from the coding sequence GTGTATGACGGACCGGTCCAGGACCTGATCGACGAGTTGGGTCGCCTTCCCGGCGTCGGGCCGAAGAGCGCTCAGCGCATCGCGTTCTGGCTGCTCGATCAGCCCGCTGAGGACGTGGAGCGCCTCGCCCACGCGCTGATCGAGGTGAAGCAGAAGGTGCGCTTCTGTTCGGTCTGCTTCAACGTGACCGACGAGGAGGTCTGCCGCATCTGCCGCGATCCGCGGCGCGACCGCTCGTCCATCTGCGTGGTGGAGGAGAGCAAGGACGTCGTGGCGATCGAACGCACGCGAGAGTTCCGCGGGCGCTACCACGTGCTCGGCGGGTCGATCAGCCCGATCGCGGGGCGTGGCCCCGGCGACCTGCACATAGCCGAACTCGTCCGGCGGCTCGCGGACGAGTCGATCACCGAGGTGATCCTGGCCACGAACCCCAACCTGGAGGGTGAGGCCACGGCGACCTATCTCGCGCGGTTGCTCGGGCAGACCCCGGGCATCCAGATCAGCAGGCTGGCCTCGGGGCTGCCGGTGGGCGGCGACCTCGAATACGCCGATGAAGTGACCCTGGGAAGGGCGTTCAGCGGCCGTCGCTATGTGAGCTGA
- a CDS encoding DUF1707 SHOCT-like domain-containing protein, whose protein sequence is MTETPDWASRPRLRAGDADRQHAIERLTTAWRAGKLGVSEFRERTNTALEATYIDDLDALLSDLGTYSTPDAYGVPGQAATDLATTRPATGGSIQDSWHSENDNLPVRYADPDEPRDHLTIGVMSGHERVGRWVVAPTHVAVGFMGGAVIDLREAVFSERETTITCVGVMGGVEVIVPPDMDVRLSGVGFMGGFGWEHTEDARAAHLPSPDSPRVIVNGIGLMGGVAVKRLEIGEPLR, encoded by the coding sequence ATGACCGAAACCCCCGACTGGGCTTCACGTCCCCGGTTGCGCGCCGGAGACGCCGATCGGCAGCACGCCATCGAGCGGCTGACAACCGCCTGGCGCGCGGGCAAGCTCGGTGTGAGCGAGTTCCGCGAGCGGACCAACACCGCGCTCGAGGCGACCTACATCGACGACCTCGATGCGCTGCTCTCCGACCTCGGCACCTACTCCACGCCGGACGCCTACGGGGTTCCGGGCCAGGCCGCGACCGACCTGGCCACGACGCGGCCCGCCACGGGCGGCTCGATCCAGGACTCCTGGCACTCCGAGAACGACAACCTGCCCGTCCGGTACGCGGATCCCGACGAACCGCGTGACCACCTGACGATCGGGGTGATGAGCGGGCACGAACGGGTCGGACGATGGGTCGTCGCCCCCACTCATGTGGCCGTCGGGTTCATGGGTGGCGCGGTGATCGATCTGCGAGAGGCCGTGTTCTCCGAGCGGGAGACCACGATCACCTGCGTCGGCGTCATGGGTGGGGTCGAGGTCATCGTCCCGCCCGACATGGACGTGCGCCTGTCGGGCGTCGGGTTCATGGGCGGCTTCGGCTGGGAGCACACCGAGGACGCCCGCGCCGCACACCTGCCGAGCCCGGACTCCCCACGGGTCATCGTCAACGGCATCGGGCTGATGGGTGGCGTCGCGGTCAAGCGACTCGAGATCGGCGAGCCTCTCCGCTGA